Proteins found in one Triticum urartu cultivar G1812 chromosome 4, Tu2.1, whole genome shotgun sequence genomic segment:
- the LOC125552721 gene encoding uncharacterized protein LOC125552721 — protein sequence MELVAAGCQTAAPFALCPGQHLLAVGMAAQGRGDAGRRASRVDVLRLLRPNGEHHLGGPLKVDCVLGAPGLRRLAWSTTPTGYQPDFALPDEVLYQAGLLAGGFEDGTVRIWDPKPALRWDLGEGVPEKPKAVWRLDDDPKNALTLEAQIPATVADMHAKVREMKWASYYDHDSRGMNRAGVGVKTGGSWVGGPELCV from the exons ATGGAGCTCGTCGCGGCGGGTTGCCAGACGGCGGCGCCGTTCGCGCTCTGCCCGGGCCAGCATCTGCTCGCCGTCGGGATGGCGGCGCAGGGCCGCGGTGACGCCGGGAGACGGGCGTCGCGGGTGGACGTACTGCGCCTTCTTCGGCCCAACGGCGAGCACCACCTCGGAGGTCCGCTGAAGGTGGACTGCGTGCTCGGAGCTCCAGGCCTGCGCAGGCTGGCGTGGTCCACGACACCGACGGGTTACCAGCCTGACTTCGCGCTCCCAGATGAGGTGCTATACCAGGCCGGCCTCCTCGCCGGTGGATTCGAGGACGGCACAGTGCGCATATGGGACCCTAAACCCGCGCTGcg CTGGGATTTGGGTGAGGGAGTTCCAGAGAAGCCTAAGGCTGTATGGAGGTTGGACGACGATCCTAAAAATGCGCTTACTCTGGAAGCACAAAT CCCCGCAACAGTTGCAGATATGCATGCCAAAGTAAGAGAAATGAAATGGGCATCGTATTACGATCACGACTCGAGAGGTATGAACAGggccggtgtcggtgtcaaaaccggcggatcttgggtagggggtcccgaactgtgcgtctag